AACCACAAAAATGAAGCCCGCAACACATGCATATTGAAAGAACATAATCCAAAATACTCCCATACTCATTTACAGAAACGTTTATTTTCTGTTCATTTTTGAAATGATAAAAGTAAAATGGTAATTCAGAGATGGGGTTTTCCCGGATcttgatttatttgattttgactcgctttgagacaactataagtctataacaaCCGAATTACAAGTGAATCTCTTAAGAAAATCCCAACTCACAACTAGTTTTATGCCCAATTAGATTCTTGTTCGAAAACCAATATTGGGAACTGATCAACAACCTGCTTTCTGTCACCATCATCATGAATCAACAAATCCCACCTAGGAAGGTCATGATCATCCCACAAGCAGCCCAAGCTGTTGTTGTACTGATCACAAGGCCACTCGAAATCCTGGAATTGATCTATGCACTCTTGCAAGAAGTtggaggaatttgaagaagaggatgaggaggaagaagtCGATGAAGAAGCTGCACTTGGAGCGATAATCTCATGGGGTTCCATTAATGGAACTTCATCAAAGAGGAAGTTATTTATGAGTTCCATTGGGTCAAATGGGCTTGTCAtgcttttctcttcctctttggTTTCAGTAATGGTGGATGATTGCAATGATGTCTCCGGTTCTTTGTTTTGATCAAGTTCAGCTGTACTATGATCAGTCTGATCAGAAGTTTGATGCTCATGCTTTTCCTCTTGTTCTGGTTGGTGTTGCAGTTGTTGTTGGGGTTGGGGTTCTTCAGCGGCAGTAGAAATTGGCTTGTGGGTGATAGGATCGATGCCCATCTTTTTCAGCTTTTTCTTGATGTGGGTGTTCCAGtgattttttatctcattatcaGTTCTTCCAGGGAGATGAGAAGCAATCTTAGACCATCTGCAAAACGAGAAGAAAAATTTACGGACTTCGGTATaatagtaactatatatatatctatatatatttaaaaataaaaacttcaattCATATCCTTTGGAATTACTAAAAGGAAGAGTGCTGACTTTTATGGCCACTAGAAATGTCCATGCGTAAAGTCTTAACTAACAGATATGAAAAATCGCCGCCATGACAAAATTGCCGATGTATTTACTCCTTGGAAGAGTAATATTCTCCCGAATTTGGCATGctttaacaaaaaaatcaacgagctacatttataaaaataagaagaaaagggACTCGGTCtctttcaaaattttgcaaGAACCAAGTCTTCCGTTActgatgaataaaaaataaaataaaataccattTGATAGGGTGCATATGTGGAGAAAATAATAATGCAGAAGACTACCACTCCAGATTTAGCACTAAAAACAAGTTGATTTCAGAAGACCTGAGCAAAGACAGGGGAAAGAAGGAAGAGgaggtggtatcagagtatgAAATAGATTAAAAGATTGAACCTGTTGCCTAGTTGAGCATGGAGATCAATGACCATTTGTTCTTCATATTCTGATAAAAgacctctcttcaaatctggCCGAAGATAGTTTGTCCATCTCAGTCGGCAACTTTTTCCGCACCTTAACAATCCTGCACTCAGACCCACCATTACTTTAATCATTAAAGTGAATGTTTCTGTCTTCATTTCTGTATTCAAATTCATTATTTCTGACTATAAACAATCCAGAACCATTTGGGCAGTCAGCTTTTTGGGTTATTCCTCTTAAATTATCAAgccaaacccaaaacaaaacataGAAAGCAAAACCAACTTAAAAATCCTGCCTGCTTTCCTTACAATCTGTGAGAAAAGGataaatatataagaaagaACGGGAAAAAAAAGACATTCAAAGAAAGTTCAGAATGATCAATCAGAAAAAGCCCTGTACGAAAAAATTAGATTCAAATCCATCAGAGCATCATGTTTTTTTTCGCATTTCTGCGAGGCAAAGTCATGCACGGTTCATTTTCAGATGACGAATACGTGATGACAAGAAAAACTACAATCAACTttaacaagcattttaaattgACCAAACTATGGGAGACATCCGAAAGAAACCATCAACAAATCAAAAGTTCGCTAAATGTCTCTGTTTCTGTGTCTGAGAATGTAGTGAGGGAAAGACAAATGATGGAAGACCTGCAAGCTTAGGAACAGCTCTCCAGCAGCATTGGCCATTGGTGAGAATAAAGGTAATAAGCTTCTTGTCCTCCTCAGCTGTCCATGGCCCCTTCTTTAACCCAACTTTGTCACAGCATGGTTGCCTCCCCATCCTCACCAAAACCAGAAGCTCAGACACCCACAAATTAAGACGAATATACTTTTCTTCAAGTTaggcacagagagagagagagagagagagttacagaAATACAGAATGAGGTAGTGTTAGCACCTCTACCTACATATATAAAGCAAACCCCTTCTTGGATGGACTCGgccataaaattattttttattattataactattattgttgttattatcattttatttatatattaattagtaaataTATTGCTAATTGCTTGTGTTTATAGTAATTTTCCGCCTCCGACTTTGTCCACGTGTTAACGAGGGAAGCAATGCGTACCACACGTGCGACGTCTTTATCAGAAAGCGCCACCTCATCCAACTTGCTTTGCTTGAGTTTGAAGCGTGAGATAATACCATGTTGTCAGGTCACAGAAGGCAGAGAGGGGATGTTCCGTGTACGGGTAAGATAAccttaaaaaattctataaaaagtTACAAATAGTTCACAGTTTTGAGTCTATACCAAAGTCACTTTCTCTgccaagcaaaaaaaaaacaattacgttttcttttccaaaaaatatGTACATATTACATAGAATGTCACATCattaattatatcaaaatttagTTAACGAAAATAGgtgtatttaattaatatcttgATAGATCACATTTTATCTTAATAcccaacatataaaatatttaattcaaaagaGAGATGAGGAATAGATAATTGTTTAATCTTAAGACtgatatatattatgatatCATGATCgtgctaaattttttattgtcataaaaagtttaaaatgatAAGAAGATTAATATAAACAATACGAAAattaagaaaaggaaaattctcAATGGACATTTTAATTGTAGACTCATGCATAAGCCTTTAATTCTTAtgtaaaaagagaagagaagaaaggTCAAATACTCCAATTTTTCTATAGAAAAGGACAAGGATCGAAGAAGTCCGATTTGTATATATACCTACCCTGCGAATCGAAAACTACTTGGTTGATGAGAACCGAAGGAAGACTATACGTCAACTGGGTCCAATTTGAATTAACCTTTACACTCTTATGCATCAAGTGAAAACAATCGTATTTGTATACGAAAAGGTAAAGGATAAAAGAACAGGTTCGACTTGATCATCTCGTttactatatatctatattgaTATTCACCGATCTCTAATGAATTTTCACTAGGTTATAAGAAGttatagtactatatatattcatgAACATATAATGCAAAATTCTCAACTTTTATTGCCACCCTCCTGATCATGTATATCGTTGGAGCATGCATGgtaattaattaacatatatatatatatatagaaatattcaTGTAATCCAAATGATGCGTATGGCAAAAATATTGATGTAATATTGGAGGATTATTGAAGGGTGTAACATCATTGAAGAGTCATATATACTGATTGCATATATAATCATGAATTTTTGAATTAGTGCTGCCCTATCAATTTTATGGGGCCTTACCCATATTTTTAGCTGATGAAATCTtatacaaaaagaaattaatagagGGAAtgaattacttaattattattattatttattatagcaACCAACATGAAAGCATCATTAAGaatctttttctttaatatatctacatgatttttaattttttcgtcTACGTATATCAGTAGCcacaatataaattaatatatctacatgatgtttatatataatttttgtgaatttaattaggtgtatatatatttgtattaaattatccatttttaaatttaatccgCGCGttattagctagctaggtagTAGATATTATGTGTAATGATTGGAAAAGTAACGAAGAAAGCAAGCAACCAATCAAAAATGGTGAAATTAGCGTTTTGGCAAATATTCAAACCAATCAATTAAATCGATAAAGGTCAGTCAACCCTATACCGCAATCTATCGGCTTGAACATCATGATCATAAAGAACTTGCCAACTGTAATAGTCGACATCAATAGTCAGAGAACTCGCGAGATGCTTTGGATTTGCAAGCACTCAATCTCTGCGATCATCGTATGACattatggggaaaaaaaaaaaaaaaacaaggtgtACATACTTACAATTAAGCAATACCTTTTAAAACGTGGCTATTAATTAAGTAACTCTTATCATTATTCCAGGGCCCTAGTTATATATATTCGTACTTCAGAGTATGTTTACGCCAAATGACATGACGGCCCCACTCTCTTTGGTTTCAAGCAAAATTGTCTAGTTTTTATTCCTTGATCATCAGTCCTTATAAAACGAGAAAGTCGGTTTCTATGCTCCCTGGCCTCTTtcagtagagaggaaaaaaaaagggtgatTTTACAATTTTCTGGAGCcgaaaatatatacatatacatgtgTGTGCGcgtatatatagaatatacaCACGCTGAGACACGTATGATCTCTAGGTGTTGAAAGCAGTAGAAATGCAGTCGAGGATTTCATTTAATTCGACAGTGATGATTTTTTAAAGCTAATAGTTGGGctatatatatcatgcatgtATACGATATGATGTTGATCAAAGATCTACGTAGTGTATACTGAGTTATCTTctgattataaatatatattatatagaggAAATATATATCACCGATCGAGGAAGATAACATTAATGTATAACTCTGTTTCCTTTCTGTGACGAAGATCAGTTATGCAAGATTAATACGtaataattataagatatgATATGATTTCTGGGCAATACTAAATTGTAGCACTGTTTCTGGGCGAACATGCCGGCGGCCGGTGGATGTGTAAGAACAGAAATGCATGATAGTGTATGTAAAGAGTCACGTACAGAACACTCCCTAGGATTCAGGTTTCTCCTTCAGGTGCGGAGTCTTCTTCCAAATATTCAGGTTTggattttgagttgaaataagataagatgagttaagtTTATTATAAATAGCAATGAGTTAAGGTGGTGAAATAAGTTTTATGAGACCtacttaagatgagtttagatgtttttgtatattaaaatatgtttatatgtatttatgagaagttgaaaaaagttgtgagtCTCACATATAAAGAGGTCTAGAATTAAATgatgtttaataatttaaaagttatatgtttagatattaggctagatttaaatttaaacttaaatttaaactcaatttAGATGAACTCAACCGAGTTCTAATTTGAGTTCTTCATGCTAATGACATCATATAACGATGGAGCTAGCTAGAGGACGAAAATTAATTGGATGTAGTACTAATAATTGCCAttaattaaacttattttttaggGTTAATTTAGCAGCAGTATTGGCCGTGATTGTACTCTTTCCAGCAATATGCATATATTATGTTACGTACGTGgttttggaa
This is a stretch of genomic DNA from Carya illinoinensis cultivar Pawnee chromosome 3, C.illinoinensisPawnee_v1, whole genome shotgun sequence. It encodes these proteins:
- the LOC122303038 gene encoding transcription factor MYB20 — translated: MGRQPCCDKVGLKKGPWTAEEDKKLITFILTNGQCCWRAVPKLAGLLRCGKSCRLRWTNYLRPDLKRGLLSEYEEQMVIDLHAQLGNRWSKIASHLPGRTDNEIKNHWNTHIKKKLKKMGIDPITHKPISTAAEEPQPQQQLQHQPEQEEKHEHQTSDQTDHSTAELDQNKEPETSLQSSTITETKEEEKSMTSPFDPMELINNFLFDEVPLMEPHEIIAPSAASSSTSSSSSSSSNSSNFLQECIDQFQDFEWPCDQYNNSLGCLWDDHDLPRWDLLIHDDGDRKQVVDQFPILVFEQESNWA